A genomic region of Planococcus kocurii contains the following coding sequences:
- a CDS encoding MaoC family dehydratase N-terminal domain-containing protein, producing MNLNKSMIGIASNPYSVVIEREHVTRFAQAIGDNNLLYENEAYAKTTAYEGMTVPPTFLVALGSHAEFPLKLDFKRMLHGEQEFIYHQPVRIGDKLDCIMTVTDVYDRVGKSGTMQFLVLDTNMTTEDDTLVAVSRNTIIYRPVPKEAK from the coding sequence ATGAATTTAAATAAAAGCATGATAGGGATTGCCAGTAACCCCTATAGTGTCGTCATCGAACGAGAACATGTTACGCGATTTGCACAAGCAATCGGCGACAACAACTTGTTGTATGAAAATGAAGCTTATGCAAAAACAACCGCTTACGAAGGAATGACTGTCCCTCCTACTTTTTTAGTGGCGCTGGGTAGCCACGCTGAGTTTCCACTTAAACTCGATTTCAAACGCATGTTGCACGGGGAGCAGGAGTTTATCTACCATCAACCCGTACGAATTGGCGATAAATTAGACTGTATAATGACCGTCACGGATGTCTACGACCGGGTTGGGAAAAGTGGAACGATGCAATTTCTTGTTCTCGACACGAATATGACAACTGAAGACGACACACTTGTAGCAGTTTCTCGCAACACGATTATTTATCGACCCGTTCCGAAGGAGGCGAAATAA